A portion of the Anoxybacillus gonensis genome contains these proteins:
- a CDS encoding MerR family transcriptional regulator produces the protein MSTQEGKYNVKAVSNMLGIQPGTLRAWERRYQIIAPPRNEAGHRLYTEEQVQILKWLVDKVNQGFTISQAVSLLEQQPSEVRVQAEDHVTGLRERLLQALLSFEEWTAHELLNEAFSLYTVEKVALDILSPLLVRIGDLWENGKITSAHEHFASAFLRSRIGMAFSMLPVNRLLPKTISVCGPNEWHELGLLIFTLYLRRRGYETIYLGASIDQHDLPIVIDEVKPSYIFLSCTLQQNVQATLQLVDQLKQTYPSIRIGVGGRAFDEVDEQMKKTYGAHFLGQSKEQWDEWLKSNEKYLSKREKTM, from the coding sequence ATGTCAACGCAAGAAGGAAAATATAATGTTAAAGCGGTATCAAACATGTTAGGGATTCAGCCTGGGACATTGCGAGCATGGGAGCGTCGCTATCAAATCATCGCTCCACCGCGTAACGAAGCTGGGCATCGGCTATATACGGAGGAACAAGTCCAAATATTAAAATGGCTTGTTGATAAAGTGAATCAAGGTTTTACGATTAGTCAAGCCGTCTCTCTTTTAGAACAACAACCTTCAGAAGTGCGCGTGCAAGCAGAAGATCATGTGACAGGGCTTCGCGAACGTTTGTTGCAAGCACTTTTATCGTTTGAAGAGTGGACAGCGCATGAATTGCTAAATGAGGCGTTTAGCTTATATACGGTTGAAAAAGTGGCACTCGATATATTAAGTCCGCTTCTTGTACGAATCGGGGACTTATGGGAAAACGGAAAAATTACGAGTGCACATGAACATTTCGCCTCTGCTTTTTTACGTTCAAGAATTGGAATGGCGTTTTCGATGTTACCGGTAAACCGCTTGCTGCCGAAGACGATTTCTGTCTGTGGACCGAACGAATGGCATGAACTTGGGCTGCTCATTTTCACCTTATATTTGCGTCGAAGAGGGTACGAGACGATTTATTTAGGGGCAAGTATTGACCAACATGATTTACCTATTGTCATTGATGAAGTGAAGCCATCTTATATATTCTTATCGTGTACGTTACAACAAAACGTACAGGCGACGCTACAACTTGTCGATCAATTGAAACAAACGTATCCATCCATTCGTATTGGAGTAGGTGGACGGGCATTTGATGAAGTGGATGAACAAATGAAAAAAACGTACGGTGCTCATTTTCTCGGACAATCAAAAGAACAATGGGACGAATGGCTAAAATCGAATGAAAAATACTTGTCTAAAAGGGAGAAAACGATGTAA
- a CDS encoding PIG-L deacetylase family protein: MKKRILFCFAHPDDETFTVGGLLASLAKREDVETIVYSATLGDAGKCGNPPVCTKEELPHVRKKELEQATAILGVDHVITGTYPDGKLPEYEEQLVDSICHIIEQYKPSVVVTFPPHGISGHRDHQAIQRATYQAVKAMDHIVEQLYYVTVVGRPDRYGDPIENIDIVFTFTDEEAKKVRQALLVHRTQHLSVERVFPTVHHDSFHKFQNREYFIRAWSKESEPPYPF; encoded by the coding sequence ATGAAAAAACGAATTTTATTTTGCTTTGCACATCCGGATGACGAAACGTTTACTGTTGGAGGGTTGCTTGCTTCATTAGCGAAACGTGAAGATGTAGAAACCATTGTATATAGCGCGACGCTTGGCGATGCAGGAAAATGTGGGAATCCACCGGTTTGTACAAAAGAAGAATTACCTCACGTACGTAAAAAAGAATTAGAACAGGCAACAGCTATTTTAGGCGTCGATCATGTCATTACTGGTACATATCCAGATGGAAAGCTGCCTGAATATGAAGAACAACTTGTCGATTCGATTTGTCATATCATTGAACAGTATAAACCGTCCGTTGTCGTTACGTTTCCGCCACACGGCATTTCCGGTCATCGAGACCATCAAGCGATTCAACGGGCAACGTATCAAGCGGTCAAAGCAATGGATCATATCGTAGAACAGCTCTATTACGTGACTGTCGTCGGTCGTCCGGATCGCTACGGTGATCCGATTGAAAACATTGATATCGTCTTCACGTTTACAGATGAAGAAGCAAAAAAAGTGCGGCAAGCGTTGCTTGTGCACCGTACGCAACATTTATCCGTCGAACGTGTATTTCCAACTGTTCATCATGATTCGTTTCATAAGTTTCAAAATCGCGAATACTTCATCCGCGCATGGTCAAAAGAAAGCGAACCACCTTATCCATTTTAA
- a CDS encoding genetic competence negative regulator, with translation MRLERLNYNKIKIFLTFDDLVERGLTKEDLWKDTFKVHELFRDMIEEASEELGFEINGSVAVEVYSLPAQGMVVIVTSEGEMTDEEDEFSDDYIEMQVTLDESDDIFFEFQTFEDVIQLATRLYSLGCHGGSLYSYEGRFYLHFAESVIQTDNFVAILAEYGSPSTLTIYRVEEYGKKLIANEAIAHIYQYFVKK, from the coding sequence ATGCGGCTTGAACGCTTAAACTACAATAAAATTAAAATATTCCTCACATTTGACGATTTAGTCGAGCGCGGTTTAACGAAAGAAGATTTATGGAAAGATACGTTCAAAGTGCATGAGCTATTTCGTGATATGATTGAGGAAGCAAGTGAAGAGCTCGGCTTTGAAATTAACGGGTCGGTCGCTGTGGAAGTGTACTCTTTACCGGCACAGGGGATGGTTGTCATCGTAACGAGCGAAGGTGAGATGACAGATGAGGAAGATGAGTTTAGCGATGATTATATTGAAATGCAAGTCACGCTAGATGAAAGCGATGATATATTTTTCGAATTTCAAACGTTTGAAGATGTCATTCAGTTAGCGACGCGTCTCTATTCGCTCGGTTGCCATGGTGGCTCGCTTTACAGTTATGAAGGACGCTTTTATTTACATTTTGCTGAATCTGTCATTCAAACAGATAACTTTGTTGCCATTTTGGCTGAATATGGTAGTCCGTCCACATTAACGATTTATCGTGTCGAAGAGTACGGGAAAAAATTGATCGCAAATGAAGCGATCGCCCACATATATCAATACTTTGTGAAAAAATAA
- the bioD gene encoding dethiobiotin synthase, which yields MRGFFITGTDTDVGKTFVTTCMLRTLIDKRIRATAYKPVQSGAQWKEGKWIAPDVDMYRKIIDVTDEEGCTYVLKTPCSPHLAARIDGVTIEPERIVAHMQKLQQTYDFVLVEGAGGIAVPIVDESFLVAHLAQLLSLPLIIVARASVGTINHTVLTVQYVKAFRLRIAGIIMNGFSTPKNEIEQDNIRMIETMTGVPVIGEIPHMPNVSYSDIVWRKEWWQ from the coding sequence ATGAGAGGATTTTTTATTACAGGTACAGATACAGATGTAGGGAAAACATTTGTCACCACTTGTATGTTGCGCACCCTGATCGATAAACGTATACGTGCAACGGCTTATAAACCTGTTCAAAGCGGAGCGCAATGGAAAGAGGGAAAATGGATTGCACCTGATGTGGACATGTATCGAAAAATCATCGATGTCACCGATGAAGAAGGATGTACATATGTATTGAAAACCCCTTGTTCTCCGCATTTAGCTGCTCGAATCGATGGGGTAACTATAGAGCCGGAACGGATTGTGGCGCATATGCAAAAGCTGCAACAAACGTATGATTTCGTGCTTGTCGAAGGGGCGGGAGGAATTGCTGTTCCGATCGTTGACGAATCATTTCTCGTTGCTCATTTAGCTCAATTGTTATCGCTTCCGCTCATTATCGTTGCGCGAGCGAGCGTCGGAACGATTAACCATACGGTGTTAACGGTACAATATGTGAAAGCGTTTCGTTTGCGCATTGCTGGCATTATCATGAACGGCTTTTCTACACCGAAAAATGAAATCGAACAAGACAACATACGGATGATTGAAACGATGACAGGTGTTCCGGTGATTGGTGAAATTCCACATATGCCGAACGTTTCTTATAGTGACATTGTATGGAGAAAGGAATGGTGGCAATGA
- a CDS encoding YpdA family putative bacillithiol disulfide reductase codes for MKKEQIIIVGGGPCGLAAAIALQNAHFSPLVIEKGNIVNSIYHYPTHQTFFSSSDRLEIGGVPFITENRKPKRNQALAYYREVVTRKNIRVHAFEKVERVTKQADGTFIVETSKDTYEATYVVIATGYYDNPNYMNVPGEHLPKVTHYFKEAHPYYNTDCVVIGGKNSSVDAALELVKAGARVTVLYRGSQYSSSIKPWILPEFDSLVRQGVIQMEFNAHVQEITEDAVIYRVGDEVKSIKNDFVFAMTGYHPDHHFLKKMGVHIDAETGRPMYHPETMETNVEGIFIAGVIAAGNNANEIFIENGRFHGDLIAACIAKREGKVSE; via the coding sequence GTGAAAAAAGAACAAATCATTATTGTTGGTGGAGGACCGTGTGGATTAGCTGCTGCGATCGCATTGCAAAACGCGCACTTTTCACCGCTTGTCATTGAAAAAGGAAATATCGTGAATTCCATATACCACTATCCGACACATCAAACTTTTTTTAGTTCGAGTGACCGTTTAGAAATTGGTGGCGTGCCGTTTATTACAGAAAATCGAAAGCCGAAACGGAATCAAGCTCTTGCTTACTATCGTGAAGTGGTGACGCGGAAAAACATTCGCGTTCATGCGTTTGAAAAAGTAGAGCGTGTCACGAAGCAAGCGGATGGAACGTTCATCGTTGAAACGAGCAAAGATACGTACGAAGCAACGTATGTCGTTATTGCGACAGGATATTATGACAACCCAAACTATATGAACGTGCCTGGGGAACATTTGCCGAAAGTGACGCATTATTTTAAAGAAGCACATCCTTATTACAATACAGATTGCGTCGTCATTGGTGGAAAAAACTCAAGCGTCGATGCAGCATTAGAACTCGTGAAAGCAGGGGCGCGCGTCACCGTATTATATCGCGGCTCACAATATTCTTCGAGCATCAAACCGTGGATTTTGCCCGAATTTGACTCGCTTGTACGCCAAGGGGTCATTCAAATGGAATTTAACGCCCATGTGCAAGAAATTACGGAAGACGCGGTTATTTATCGCGTTGGCGATGAAGTGAAGTCAATCAAAAACGATTTCGTTTTTGCAATGACAGGATATCACCCTGATCATCATTTTTTAAAGAAAATGGGCGTTCATATCGATGCTGAAACAGGGCGGCCGATGTATCATCCAGAAACGATGGAAACGAATGTGGAAGGTATTTTTATTGCCGGTGTCATTGCCGCTGGAAATAACGCGAATGAAATTTTTATTGAAAACGGTCGCTTTCATGGCGATCTAATTGCTGCGTGTATCGCAAAAAGAGAGGGAAAAGTGTCCGAATAA
- a CDS encoding Glu/Leu/Phe/Val family dehydrogenase, with protein sequence MVAEKHTNEEKHDVLRATQIVIHRALEKLGYPEEVYELLKEPLRMLTVKIPVRMDDGSVKVFTGYRAQHNDAVGPTKGGIRFHPNVTEREVKALSIWMSLKCGIVDLPYGGGKGGIVCDPRTMSFRELERLSRGYVRAISQIVGPTKDIPAPDVFTNSQIMAWMMDEYSRIDEFNSPGFITGKPLVLGGSHGRETATAKGVTICIREAAKKRGIDLKGARVVVQGFGNAGSYLAKFMHDAGAKVIGISDAYGGLYDPNGLDIDYLLDRRDSFGTVTKLFKNTITNKELLELDCDILVPAAIENQITEENAHNIKAKIVVEAANGPTTLEATEILTERGILIVPDVLASAGGVTVSYFEWVQNNQGYYWTEEEVEEKLEKVMVKAFNNVYETSQTRRVDMRLAAYMVGVRKMAEACRFRGWI encoded by the coding sequence ATGGTAGCCGAAAAGCATACCAACGAAGAAAAACATGATGTCTTACGAGCGACGCAAATCGTCATACATAGAGCGCTTGAAAAGCTCGGATATCCTGAAGAAGTATACGAGCTGTTAAAAGAGCCGTTGCGCATGTTAACGGTGAAAATTCCGGTGCGCATGGACGATGGCTCAGTGAAAGTGTTTACTGGCTACCGTGCACAGCATAACGATGCGGTCGGTCCAACTAAAGGGGGTATTCGCTTTCACCCGAACGTAACAGAACGCGAAGTGAAAGCACTTTCCATTTGGATGAGTTTAAAATGTGGCATTGTCGATTTACCGTATGGTGGTGGAAAAGGCGGAATTGTATGTGATCCTCGTACGATGTCATTCCGCGAGTTAGAGAGACTCAGTCGTGGTTACGTTCGCGCCATTAGCCAAATCGTCGGTCCAACAAAAGATATTCCTGCGCCCGATGTGTTTACAAATTCACAAATTATGGCGTGGATGATGGATGAATATAGCCGCATTGATGAATTTAACTCACCGGGATTCATTACCGGAAAACCGCTTGTATTAGGTGGTTCACACGGTCGTGAAACGGCCACAGCCAAAGGGGTTACGATTTGTATTCGTGAAGCAGCGAAAAAGCGCGGCATTGACTTAAAAGGCGCGCGTGTTGTTGTGCAAGGATTTGGAAATGCTGGAAGCTATTTAGCGAAATTTATGCACGATGCGGGAGCAAAAGTGATCGGCATTTCTGATGCATACGGCGGTTTATATGATCCAAACGGTCTTGACATTGATTACTTATTAGATCGTCGCGACAGCTTTGGTACGGTGACGAAACTATTTAAAAATACAATTACAAATAAAGAGCTGCTTGAATTAGATTGTGACATTTTAGTTCCAGCAGCGATTGAAAATCAAATTACAGAAGAAAATGCGCACAACATTAAAGCGAAAATTGTCGTTGAAGCCGCAAACGGTCCGACGACATTAGAAGCGACAGAAATTTTAACAGAACGCGGAATTTTAATTGTTCCTGACGTCCTAGCAAGCGCTGGTGGAGTCACCGTTTCTTACTTTGAATGGGTACAAAACAACCAAGGATATTATTGGACGGAAGAAGAAGTGGAAGAAAAGCTTGAAAAAGTGATGGTCAAAGCGTTCAATAACGTATATGAAACGTCGCAAACACGTCGCGTTGATATGCGTTTAGCTGCATATATGGTCGGGGTGCGGAAAATGGCGGAAGCGTGCCGTTTCCGTGGCTGGATTTAA